A portion of the Malassezia japonica chromosome 3, complete sequence genome contains these proteins:
- the CHO2 gene encoding phosphatidylethanolamine N-methyltransferase (BUSCO:EOG09260EZT; COG:I; TransMembrane:11 (i246-265o271-293i348-368o380-401i413-433o453-478i551-569o632-654i666-683o689-706i727-756o); EggNog:ENOG503NU5P), which produces MVGLLTVQFTGWRDPSLTELGEQEALKGAEELKKAGLTHFDLAFTSALQRAQKTLGIQLKAIGQENIPVTQDQALNERDYGELTGLNKDDARAKFGEEQVHTWRRSYDIVPPGGESLKLTAERVLPFFEKHIKPAVQEGKSVLVAAHGNSLRAVIMALENMTGEQIVNTELATGVPIVYKIDSDGKVVDKQILHTSTPTPAQEPEKAGSQKGAVLGRTPDGRLFHVQETPDMLSSIFRPDLPKTPLDYVTIVSLTVQVVLFFTLSRSTARIFFMLYFAFWRISYNGGLGYLLVQQSTTRWIVRLVEREGWMDPKRSPRISAWIQQQLQTKMGKQYKFEEMPIEYNTWLLFRSMVDVILLNDFTAYFFFGVSNMHGTRGLGWFLFIVRWATGLLLIVFNIWVKLDAHRVVKDYAWYWGDCFFLCLQNLVFDGVYEVAPDPMYSIGYAGYYGLSLLTGSYTVLFVSLAAHASQLLFLVLFENPHMERVYGEKRPIAARVSQKKAAIDSSSETPASSDGTTPSPETVAHDLHHRLFRNDNVVFSRLDMLRATDFLLVVAVVYATLPFLFYNVGPRTLVVLLCTNALAWRIYHSFGLGAALNAQSSDKWIVRHFLKFYPFSDARDAVYEAFEQWKVIYNTSLVMTYLSFAMLAFRCYAPVDQAWPAGTTLLRHVLGVLLILLHIWSARSSYHVLGPFGWLYGDFFIADYPRRLSYTGIYRFLNNPERSMGGAAFFGMALISGSPLVTCIAILSHLSHWWFLSYVEGPHMRKLYGEEVREDSGVTKQMKNIARRNAFLFRNANQHPKVRDVQETLRRTQVQAKSVVDQIFAQGRPNVERFVDNTQAIFLDQRNKLFNMRTGNEIRTIDRSKYSVMVADSPNTQAKRYHLGETISARWTAARNHSRRDWIGMYLVDSLDAEPSGREESGLLVTRLSSRGKWVGLAEQEWVGDEHAGKERGPLGTEGVSDVNQELDHVEGISVFRGPRLPWRTGRYELRYHHDGSHDVLARSEPFEIYVETPKDPYSFSETYASLTKIVHFALADSPSQDTPPYQSEDPDDLTLWSHLQVQHIATGISSAFHVDFSPEVIVADANTATLARNIVAARQLMRGDLPIS; this is translated from the exons ATGGTTGG CCTACTCACCGTGCAGTTCACCGGCTGGAGGGACCCTAGCCTGACCGAGCTGGGTGAGCAGGAGGCCCTCAAGggtgccgaggagctcaagAAGGCTGGTCTC ACTCACTTTGA CCTCGCCTTCACCTCTgctctgcagcgcgcccaGAAGACCCTGGGTATCCAGCTCAAGGCCATCGGCCAGGAGAACATCCCGGTCACCCAGGACCAGGCCCTGAACGAGCGCGACTACGGTGAGCTCACCGGCCTCAACAAGGACGACGCTCGTGCCAAGTTCGGTGAGGAGCAGGTGCACACCTGGCGCCGCTCGTACGACATCGTCCCCCCGGGCGGCGAGTCGCTGAAGCTTACTGCTGAGCGTGTGCTTCCCTTCTTTGAGAAGCACATCAAGCCCGCTGTCCAGGAGGGCAAGTCGGTCCTTGTTGCTGCCCACGGCAACTCGCTCCGCGCCGTGATCATGGCTCTCGAGAACATGACCGGTGAGCAGATCGTCAACACGGAGCTCGCGACCGGTGTCCCGATCGTCTACAAGATCGACTCGGACGGCAAGGTCGTCGACAAGCAGATCCTGCA TACTTCGACCCCTACCCCGGCGCAGGAGCCGGAAAAGGCGGGGTCGCAGAAGGGCGCCGTGCTGGGCCGCACGCCTGACGGCCGTCTGTTCCATGTCCAAGAGACGCCGGACATGCTTAGCTCCATCTTCCGTCCGGACCTTCCCAAGACACCGCTGGACTATGTGACGATCGTCTCGCTCACGGTCCAGGTCGTGCTCTTCTTCACCTTGTCGCGGTCGACCGCACGGATCTTTTTTATGCTCTACTTTGCATTTTGGCGTATCTCGTACAACGGCGGACTGGGATACCTGCTGGTCCAGcagagcacgacgcgctggatcGTCCGCCTGGTGGAGCGCGAGGGCTGGATGGACCcgaagcgctcgccgcgcatcaGTGCGTGGATacagcagcagctgcagaCCAAGATGGGCAAGCAGTACAAGTTTGAG GAAATGCCGATTGAGTACAACACATGGCTCTTATTCCGCTCGATGGTTGACGTGATTCTGTTGAACGACTTTACGGCCTACTTCTTCTTTGGCGTGTCCAACATGCACGGCACGCGTGGTCTCGGCTGGTTCCTGTTTATCGTGCGCTGGGCGACCGGCCTGCTCCTCATCGTGTTCAACATCTGGGTCaagctcgatgcgcaccgtgtGGTGAAGGACTACGCCTGGTACTGGGGCGACTGCTTCTTCCTCTGCCTGCAAAACCTCGTGTTCGACGGCGTGTACGAGGTTGCGCCGGATCCGATGTACAGCATTGGCTATGCGGGCTACTACGGCCTGTCGCTGCTCACCGGCAGCTACACGGTGCTCTTTGTGTCGCTTGCTGCACACGCTTCGCAGCTGCTCTTCTTGGTGCTGTTCGAGAACCCCCACATGGAGCGTGTCTATGGTGAGAAGCGCCcgatcgcggcgcgcgtctcgcAGAAGAAGGCGGCGATAGACTCGTCGTCGGAAACGCCGGCGTCCTCGGACGGGACGACGCCCTCGCCCGAGACCGTTGCGCACGACCTGCACCACCGCCTCTTCCGCAATGACAACGTCGTCTTTTCACGCCTGGATATGCTGCGTGCTACCGACTTTTTGCTCGTGGTGGCCGTGGTGTATGCTACGCTTCCGTTCCTCTTTTACAATGTGGGCCCCCGCACGCTTGTGGTCTTGCTGTGCACCAATGCACTGGCCTGGCGCATTTACCACTCCTTCGGTctcggtgcggcgctcaaCGCGCAGTCGAGCGACAAGTGGATCGTGCGCCACTTTTTGAAGTTTTACCCCTTttccgacgcgcgcgatgcggtgTACGAGGCGTTTGAGCAGTGGAAGGTCATCTACAACACGAGTCTCGTGATGACGTACTTGTCGTTTGCGATGCTCGCCTTCCGCTGTTACGCGCCGGTTGACCAGGCGTGGCCCGCCGGCACGACGCTGCTCCGCCATGTGCTCGGTGTGCTGCTGATCCTGCTGCACAtctggagcgcgcgctcctcctaCCACGTCCTGGGTCCATTTGGCTGGCTGTACGGCGACTTTTTCATTGCCGACTACCCCCGCCGTCTGTCGTACACGGGTATCTACCGCTTCCTGAACAACCCCGAACGCAGCATGGGTGGCGCCGCCTTCTTTGGTATGGCGCTCATCAGCGGCAGCCCGCTGGTGACGTGCATTGCGATCCTCTCGCACCTTTCGCACTGGTGGTTCCTGAGCTACGTCGAGGGGCCCCATATGCGCAAGCTGTACGGTGAGGAGGTGCGCGAAGACTCGGGTGTGACGAAGCAGATGAAGAACATTGCGCGTCGCAACGCCTTTCTTTTCCGCAATGCAAACCAGCACCCCAAGGTGCGCGATGTGCAggagacgctgcgccgcacgcaagTCCAGGCCAAGAGCGTTGTCGATCAGATCTTCGCGCAGGGCCGCCCGAATGTCGAGCGCTTCGTCGACAACACACAGGCGATTTTCCTGGACCAGCGCAACAAGCTCTTCAACATGCGCACTGGCAACGAGATCCGCACCATCGACCGCTCCAAGTACAGCGTGATGGTCGCCGACTCGCCCAACACGCAGGCCAAGCGCTACcacctcggcgagacgATCTCGGCTCGCTGGACGGCCGCACGCAACCACTCGCGCCGCGACTGGATTGGCATGTACCTGGTCGACTCGCTTGATGccgagccgagcggccgcgAAGAGTCGGGCCTGCTTGTCACGCGTCTCTCGAGCCGTGGCAAGTGGGTCGGTTTGGCCGAGCAGGAGTgggtcggcgacgagcatGCTGGCAAGGAGCGTGGcccgctcggcacggaAGGCGTCTCGGACGTGAACCAGGAGCTGGACCACGTGGAAGGCATCAGCGTCTTCCGTGGCCCTCGTCTGCCGTGGCGCACGGGCCGTTACGAGCTGCGCTACCACCACGATGGAAGCCACGATGTgctggcgcgcagcgagccgtTTGAGATCTACGTCGAGACGCCCAAGGACCCCTACTCCTTCTCGGAGACCTACGCGTCGCTGACCAAGATTGTGCACTTTGCGCTTGCCGACTCGCCTTCGCAGGATACGCCGCCGTACCAGTCCGAGGACCCCGATGACCTGACGCTCTGGAGCCACCTCCAGGTCCAGCATATTGCGACCGGCATCTCGTCTGCCTTCCATGTGGACTTTTCGCCGGAAGTCATTGTGGCCGACGCCAACACCGCCACGCTCGCACGCAACATTGTAGCCGCTCGTCAGCTGATGCGCGGCGATCTGCCCATTTCATGA
- a CDS encoding uncharacterized protein (COG:K; EggNog:ENOG503P365) yields MPDDPFLEPWSNLAGGADKVPQTDEWSRLLKRSEISDETQSIGEGSASAAGSPHVPLVPQMSTPVQSMRPRAGSVGRVAANAHQPQHVVVLRNEAERTAFMEMRFGQLQQVMCKMIAKEWIKVIEPKKQTRFPYNKGEEGKPSWWPADVRHKEPDHLMKPERHALLLAMLRSNQARIARLQLATAEVVVQIKSGRVSLLMDIYRIAREEEQLRDQGMDLDTPITVGVSSLDGWDNNAGCVSEQKGEGSTQGTPRDEAAPGSEPIAKLLASQRKRRRYTATAEQTPDRSGASMAWTPLSEQYDQHQGLRAVPQVSPSHPMTASPRFTF; encoded by the exons ATGCCCGACGACCCCTTCCTTGAGCCGTGGTCCAATCTGGCGGGAGGCGCAGATAAGGTGCCGCAGACGGACGAATGGTCGCGTCTTTTGAAACGCTCCGAGATCTCGGACGAGACCCAGAGCATTGGCGAaggcagcgcgagcgccgctggcTCGCCCCACGTGCCGCTGGTGCCCCAGATGTCGACGCCGGTGCAGTCGATGCGCCCCCGCGCCGGCAGTGtgggccgcgtcgcggccaaCGCCCACCAGCCGCAACACGTCGTGGTGCTGCGGAACGAGGCGGAGCGTACCGCGTTTATGGAGATGCGATTTGGGCAGCTCCAGCAAGTGATGTGCAAAATGATTGCCAAGGAGTGGATCAAGGTCATCGAACCCAAAAAGCAGACGCGTTTCCCTTACAACAAAGGCGAAGAAGGCAAGCCGAGCTGGTGGCCGGCCGACGTCCGACACAAGGAGCCCGACCACCTGATGAAGCCCGAACGccacgcgctgctgctcgcgatgctgcgctcgaACCAGGCGCGTAttgcgcgcctgcagctcgcgacgGCGGAAGTCGTCGTCCAGATCAAGTCGGGGCGCGTTAGTCTACTCATGGACATTTACCGCATCGCGCGTGAAGAGGAGCAGCTTCGCGACCAAGGAATGGACCTTGACACACCCATCACCGTCGGTGTCTCTTCGCTCGATGGCTGGGACAACAACGCGGGGTGCGTATCCGAACAAAAGGGCGAAGGAAGCACTCAAGGCACGCctcgcgacgaggccgcgccgggctcCGAGCCGATCGCCAAGCTGCTTGCGTCCCAACGCAAGCGAAGGCGCTACACTGCGACCGCGGAGCAAACGCCGGACCGCTCGGGTGCATCCATGGCGTGGACGCCACTGAGCGAGCAGTACGACCAGCACCAGGGCCTGCGTGCCGTTCCGCAGGTCTCGCCATCGCACCCCATGACGG CGAGCCCACGCTTTACCTTTTGA
- the UBE2N gene encoding E2 ubiquitin-conjugating enzyme (COG:O; EggNog:ENOG503P1WC) yields the protein MSLPKRIIKETERLVADPAPGIQATPHEDNLRYFDVVISGPSQSPFDGGSFKLELFLPEDYPMAPPKVRFLTKIYHPNIDKLGRICLDILKDKWSPALQIRTVLLSIQALLSAPNPDDPLANDVAEHYKTNEKGAIETSRQWTQMYAV from the exons ATGTCGCTGCCGAAGCGCATCATCAAG GAGAcagagcgcctcgtcgctgatcCGGCGCCGGGCATCCAGGCGACGCCCCATGAGGATAATCTGCGCTATTTTGATGTCGTGATCTCAGGGCCATCGCAGAGTCCGTTTGACG gcggcTCGTTCAAGCTCGAGCTTTTCCTTCCCGAGGACTATCCCATGGCGCCGCCCAAGGTGCGCTTCCTCACCAAGATCTACCACCCGAACATTG ACAAACTCGGGCGTATCTGCCTCGATATCCTCAAGG ACAAATGGTCGCCTGCGCTGCAGATCCGCACGGTGCTTCTGTCgatccaggcgctgcttTCAGCGCCGAATCCTGACGACCCTCTGGCGAACGATGTGGCGGAGCACTACAAGACCAACGAGAAAGG cgcgatCGAGACTAGTCGGCAGTGGACGCAGATGTACGCTGTGTGA
- a CDS encoding uncharacterized protein (EggNog:ENOG503NWMY; BUSCO:EOG09264U78; COG:T; COG:Z) — MPSSSFTSSEKSLIKSVLTSSSCKIITATLARIYVTYPTPDRWYYTGIEGALAFVRDADGNFGFRVVDLKDNGKVIWDHELYDDFYFYQDKPYFHTFAGDECMIGLCYADEAGAAQLYKKLNNRAKYAKSSSSSSGFGFAKKLTSKLDWSKSSSSEEKRAAKTSTPTQPVPDEPQWNGLVDQLGSMGVSQSDIQNNEGFIRDFLGQRANGDAPGLAPPVTETFPTLRNLPPPVPSVHATPPPPSPAPSAPPIPQRNVSDSVPPPPGPRPPRSVPAPPPRSGAGGGAPPPVPPPPSTRAAKGGPPPVPSRSTAGRAPPPVPPPPVRGGAPPPPPPPPSVGGEGRNALLASIQGKSVRDLKKTETHDTSSPKIGSGSSSAAAAAPAAGGNDLASALASALNQRKDNMGGSDDEESDEDW, encoded by the exons ATGCCCTCGTCTTCCTTCACTTCGAGCGAAAAGTCGCTCATAAAGTCCGTGCtgacctcgtcgtcgtgcaAGATTATcacggcgacgctcgcacGGATCTACGTTACGTACCCAACGCCCGACCGTTGGTACTACACAGGAATCGAAGGCGCACTGGCGTTCGtgcgcgatgccgacggCAACTTTGGGTTCCGTGTCGTGGACCTCAAGGACAATGGCAAGGTTATTTGGGACCACGAGCTGTATGACGACTTTTACTTTTACCAGGACAAGCCCTACTTTCACACTTTTGCAGGCGAC GAATGCATGATCGGATTGTGCtacgcggacgaggcgggcgcagcgcagctgTACAAGAAACTCAACAACCGCGCAAAAtacg CGAAATcatcctcgagctcgtccggATTTGGCTTCGCGAAAAAGCTCACCAGCAAGCTCGACTGGTCCAAGAGCTCCAGCTCGGAAGAAAAGCGCGCTGCAAAGACCAGCACACCGACACAGCCGGTCCCCGATGAGCCCCAGTGGAACGGGCTCGTGGATCAGCTCGGAAGCATGGGCGTCTCGCAATCCGATATCCAAAACAACGAGGGATTCATCCGCGACTTTTTGGGACAGCGTGCCAACGGCGACGCACCGGGGCTCGCGCCGCCAGTGACAGAAACCTTtccgacgctgcgcaacctTCCTCCGCCGGTGCCGTCCGTGCATGCAACGCCCCCGCCGCCTTCACCGGCGCCCAGTGCTCCGCCGATTCCCCAGCGCAACGTCTCGGACAGCGTGCCACCGCCCCCGGgaccacggccgccgcgcagcgttCCTGCGCCCCCGCCGCGGTCGGGGGCAGGCGGAGGTGCGCCTCCGCCGGTGCCGCCTCCGCCGAgtacgcgcgcggccaagggaggaccgccgccggtcccgtcgcgctcgacggctggacgtgcaccgccgccggtTCCTCCGCCTCCCGTacggggcggcgcgccgccgccgcctccgcCTCCGCCGTCGGTGGGTgggg AAGGACgcaatgcgctgctcgccagCATCCAGGGCAAGAGTGTCAGGGACCTCAAAAAGACCGAGACACACGATACGTCTTCCCCCAAGatcggcagcggctcgtcgagtgccgcggcggctgcgccggcagcgGGCGGCAACGACTTGGCCAGTGCGCTGGCCAGTGCGTTGAACCAACGCAAAGACAACATGGGTGGctcggacgacgaagaAAGCGACGAGGATTGGTAG
- the TEF1 gene encoding translation elongation factor EF-1 alpha (COG:J; EggNog:ENOG503NU3J) — protein sequence MGKEKQHVNLVVIGHVDSGKSTTTGHLIYKCGGIDKRTVEKFEKEAAELGKGSFKYAWVLDKLKAERERGITIDIALWKFETPKYNVTVIDAPGHRDFIKNMITGTSQADCAILIIAGGTGEFEAGISKDGQTREHALLSFTLGVRQLIVAVNKMDTTKYSEERFHEIVREVSNFIKKVGYNPKAVAFVPISGWHGDNMIEPTTNMPWYKGWEKETKSGKATGKTLLDAIDAIEPPTRPTDKPLRLPLQDVYKIGGIGTVPVGRVETGVIKPGMVVTFAPSNVTTEVKSVEMHHESLPEGLPGDNVGFNIKNVSVKDIRRGNVASDSKNDPAQEAASFKAQVIVMNHPGQIGNGYSPVLDCHTAHIACRFNHILEKIDRRSGKTMEENPKFVKSGDAAIVEMIPTKPMCVESFNTYPPLGRFAVRDMRQTVAVGVIKSVEKTSGKSGKVTKAAEKASKKK from the coding sequence ATGGGAAAGGAGAAGCAGCACGTTAacctcgtcgtcatcgGTCACGTCGACTCCGGTAAGTCGACCACCACTGGTCACTTGATCTACAAGTGCGGTGGTATCGACAAGCGTACCGTCGAGAAGTtcgagaaggaggccgccgagctcggtaAGGGTTCGTTCAAGTACGCCTGGGTTCTTGACAAGCtcaaggccgagcgtgAGCGTGGTATCACCATCGACATTGCGCTCTGGAAGTTCGAGACCCCCAAGTACAACGTCACCGTCATTGACGCCCCCGGTCACCGTGACTTCATCAAGAACATGATCACTGGTACCTCGCAGGCCGACTGCGCCATCCTCATCATTGCCGGTGGTACTGGTGAGTTCGAGGCCGGTATCTCGAAGGACGGTCAGACCCGTGAGCACGCTCTGCTCTCGTTCACCCTCGGTGTGCGTCAGCTGATCGTTGCCGTCAACAAGATGGACACCACCAAGTACTCGGAGGAGCGCTTCCACGAGATTGTCCGTGAGGTGTCGAACTTCATCAAGAAGGTCGGTTACAACCCCAAGGCTGTTGCCTTTGTCCCCATCTCGGGCTGGCACGGTGACAACATGATTGAGCCCACCACCAACATGCCCTGGTACAAGGGATGGGAGAAGGAGACCAAGTCGGGCAAGGCCACCGGTAAGACTCTTCTGGACGCCATTGACGCCATTGAGCCCCCTACCCGCCCCACCGACAAGCCCCTCCGTCTTCCCCTCCAGGACGTGTACAAGATCGGTGGTATCGGCACTGTCCCCGTCGGCCGTGTCGAGACCGGTGTGATCAAGCCCGGTATGGTTGTCACCTTCGCCCCCTCGAACGTGACCACCGAAGTTAAGTCGGTCGAGATGCACCACGAGTCGCTCCCCGAGGGTCTCCCCGGTGACAACGTCGGCTTCAACATCAAGAACGTGTCGGTCAAGGACATTCGCCGTGGTAACGTTGCCTCGGACTCGAAGAACGACCCCGCCCAGGAGGCCGCTTCGTTCAAGGCCCAGGTCATTGTCATGAACCACCCCGGTCAGATCGGTAACGGTTACTCGCCCGTGCTTGACTGCCACACGGCCCACATTGCCTGCCGCTTCAACCACATCCTCGAGAAGATCGACCGTCGCTCGGGTAAGACCATGGAGGAGAACCCCAAGTTCGTCAAGTCGGGTGACGCTGCCATTGTCGAGATGATCCCCACCAAGCCCATGTGCGTTGAGTCCTTCAACACCTACCCCCCGCTTGGTCGTTTCGCCGTCCGTGACATGCGCCAGACTGTCGCTGTCGGTGTCATCAAGAGCGTCGAGAAGACCTCGGGCAAGAGCGGCAAGGTCACCAAGGCCGCCGAGAAGGCTTCCAAGAAGAAGTAA
- the RAI1 gene encoding decapping endonuclease targeting mRNA (COG:L; EggNog:ENOG503NUVB) gives MHAPGMPMAHGAPPMMQGVPPPIAAMRRPDGAPQAVSIQQPTLVSSFSYDESKTLCFDDRSKRYYHAPPTQQNHGNGSGAAADLNYGFESFHEKVPAEALEAELLRTNVITWRGILTKLCTAWACHVQAPPMFREGFELNVMMLGDTLIIEETPPDMHQLAALAQQSKPRKLQKATYYGYNFESFCTANTPDGPSAPNGWGGPVNTNEQWCHIVKTRLGDTRVMIGGEVDCVESPNHGAPETVVELKTNMQPRNEQDQLKLQVKMLRMYMQSFLLGVQSIVVGFRDHKGTLLSHEQYRTTDLPRMVRGKPGQWNAHHNLSFGAQVLEWLRKEVGREMERWSFHVAQSLKQNEAVRGPYPWRVHRTTQSFLGHLPLPSVEDAEMDYPVYRVSFQPPFQQVTLRYVPPAELQRDGRRAHRCGLVPSAFYRWATSPMPTV, from the exons ATGCACGCGCCGGGCATGCCcatggcgcacggcgcacctcCGATGATGCAAGGCGtcccgccgccgatcgcggCAATGCGGCGCCCAGACGGTGCGCCCCAGGCCGTGTCGATCCAGCAGCCGACGCTCGTGAGCTCGTTCTCGTACGATGAAAGCAAGACGCTGTGCTTTGACGATCGCTCCAAACGGTACTAtcacgcgccgcccacgcAACAGAACCACGGCAATGGCTCGGGAGCAGCTGCGGACCTCAACTATGGCTTTGAGTCGTTTCACGAAAAG gtccctgccgaggcgctcgaagCGGAATTGCTACGCACCAACGTCATTACCTGGCGCGGTATCCTGACCAAGCTGTGCACTGCATGGGCATGCCATGTCCAGGCGCCGCCCATGTTCCGCGAAGGCTTTGAGCTGAATGTTATGATGCTTGGCGATACACTCATTATCGAAGAGACGCCGCCCGACATGCACcagcttgcggcgctcgcacaGCAGTCCAAGCCCCGCAAGCTGCAAAAAGCAACCTACTATGGCTACAACTTTGAGTCGTTCTGTACGGCCAATACCCCCGACGGCCCATCCGCGCCGAACGGATGGGGTGGTCCTGTGAATACAAACGAGCAGTGGTGTCATATTGTCAAGACACGGCTCGGTGATACCCGTGTGATGATTGGCGGCGAAGTCGACTGTGTCGAGTCGCCGAACCATGGTGCGCCCGAGACGGTGGTCGAGCTAAAGACCAACATGCAGCCCCGCAACGAGCAGGACCAGCTGAAGCTTCAGGTCAAGATGCTGCGTATGTACATGCAGTCCTTTTTGCTCGGCGTCCAGTCGATTGTCGTTGGCTTCCGCGACCACAAAGGCACGCTGCTCTCCCACGAGCAGTACCGCACGACTGACCTTCCCCGCATGGTGCGCGGCAAGCCCGGGCAGTGGAATGCGCACCACAATCTGTCGTTTGGTGCACAGGTTCTCGAGTggctgcgcaaagaggtCGGGCGCGAGATGGAGCGCTGGAGCTTCCATGTTGCGCAGAGCCTCAAACAgaacgaggcggtgcgtggCCCCTATCCCTGGCGCGTGCATCGCACGACCCAGTCGTTCTTGGGCCACCTGCCGCTGCCCTCGGTTGAGGACGCAGAGATGGACTACCCCGTGTACCGCGTGAGTTTCCAGCCGCCGTTCCAGCAGGTCACGCTGCGGTACGtgccgcctgccgagctgcagcgcgacggccgccgcgcgcaccgatGTGGGCTCGTCCCCTCGGCGTTCTACCGCTGGGCGACGAGTCCGATGCCCACTGTATGA
- a CDS encoding uncharacterized protein (TransMembrane:6 (i12-32o44-61i82-101o113-134i272-295o307-324i); COG:P; EggNog:ENOG503NV9V), with protein MGGSLGNETRILILLAIDTLFFFVEIISGYAVGSLALVADSFHMLNDVMSLIVALYAVRLVNKNDKHPLFSYGWQRAEILGALFNGVFLLALCFSIFMEALERFVKVPEVSNPKLIVIVGSLGLTSNLIGLCLFHGHGHPHAGHSHGHEHAHTHEHDEENAGAHDHGHGDEEAAEERMQNNINELVSHPARARAFIMNKAQSLGYDSSSKNGEQQSLLRGKQTAHYGAAQTHDHDHDHDHDHEEETSAAVRRHRQATGSSGHSHENMNMTGVFLHVLGDAVGNVGVILTGLFIWFTDYSWRFYVDPTISLVIAIIIFHSALPLVKSASFILLQGVPTSVSLDGVRESVLRIDGVLSLHDLHVWQLNESKIVASLHILVDCSSEQTARYMEIANQVRRALHLWGIHSSTIQPEFVSGGLKEAARLSGVEVRNKTDAQGRLLTADGNLVENELSQGDPACLLACDGEECRDATCCQLAPPGSSTAKASPEHPPST; from the exons ATGGGCGGTTCGCTGGGCAATGAGACGCGCATTTTGATTCTTCTTGCGATTGATACGTTGTTTTTCTTTGTAGAGATTATTAGCG GCTATGCCGTCGGctcgctggcgctcgtcgcggacAGTTTCCACATGCTGAACGACGTGATGTCGCTGATCGTCGCGCTGTACGCGGTCCGT ctcgtgaACAAAAACGACAAGCACCCCCTGTTCTCGTACGGCtggcagcgtgccgagatcctcggcgcgctcttcAACGGCGTGTTCCTCCTTGCGCTGTGCTTTAGCATCTTTATGGAGGCTCTCGAGCGCTTCGTCAAGGTCCCCGAGGTGTCGAACCCCAAGCTGATTGTGATTgtcggctcgctcggcctcACGTCGAACCTGATCGGCCTCTGCCTCTTCCACGGCCACGGCCATCCCCACGCCGGCCACAGCCACGGCCACGAACACGCTCATACGCACGAACACGACGAGGAGAacgccggcgcgcacgaccatggccacggcgacgaggaggcggccgaggagcggATGCAGAACAACATCAACGAACTCGTCAGCCACcccgcgcgtgcgcgcgccttTATCATGAACAAAGCCCAGTCGCTTGGCTACGACTCCTCGTCCAAGAACGGCGAGCAGCAGAGTTTGCTGCGTGGCAAGCAGACTGCGCACTATGGCGCGGCACAAACGCACGACCACGACCACGATCACGACCACGATCACGAGGAAGagacgtcggcggcggtgcgccgccaccgccAGGCAACGGGCTCGTCGGGCCACTCGCACGAGAACATGAACATGACTGGCGTCTTTTTGCATGTGCTCGGTGACGCGGTCGGCAACGTCGGTGTGATCCTCACCGGCCTCTTTATCTGGTTCACAGACTACTCGTGGCGCTTCTACGTCGACCCCACGATCTCATTGGTGATTGCGATCATCATCTTCCACTCGGCGCTTCCCTTGGTCAAGTCTGCGTCGTTTATCCTGCTCCAGGGCGTGCCGACCTCGGtgtcgctcgacggcgtgcgcgaatCGGTGCTCCGCatcgacggcgtgctgaGCCTGCACGACCTGCACGTCTGGCAGCTGAACGAGTCCAAGATTGTCGCGAGCCTGCACATCCTCGTCGactgctcgagcgagcaGACAGCACGCTACATGGAGATTGCGAAccaggtgcgccgcgctctgCACCTCTGGGGCATCCACTCTTCCACGATCCAGCCCGAGTTTGTGTCGGGCGGTTTGAaggaggccgcgcgcctcagcggcgtcgaggtccgcaACAAGACCGACGCGCAAGGACGCCTACTCACCGCCGACGGCAACCTGGTCGAAAACGAGTTGTCGCAGGGCGACCCTGCGTGCCTGCTTGCGTGCGACGGCGAAGAGTGCCGCGACGCAACGTGCTGCCAACTCGCTCCGCCGgggtcgagcacggccaAGGCCTCGCCGGAGCACCCTCCGTCTACATAG